One genomic window of Methyloceanibacter sp. wino2 includes the following:
- a CDS encoding DUF3617 family protein, translated as MEFPVRQFILAAALGTAACSLAAAADVAAPQRKAGLWEITTVAPVSGMTTRKVCVGENDDIIRPEGSDCTEPELTPLNEGIIVTVECSNKDGKQIISSTFTGDFETRYHGTMKTTFDPPIGAIRRMGVNIDGKYLGPDCPEETDDDAE; from the coding sequence ATGGAATTCCCGGTACGTCAGTTCATTCTCGCAGCCGCTTTGGGCACGGCCGCCTGTTCGCTCGCTGCCGCTGCCGACGTCGCGGCACCGCAGCGCAAGGCCGGTCTCTGGGAGATCACAACCGTGGCGCCCGTGTCCGGCATGACGACCCGCAAGGTCTGTGTCGGTGAAAACGACGACATCATCCGGCCCGAAGGGTCGGACTGCACGGAGCCGGAACTCACCCCGCTCAACGAGGGAATCATCGTCACCGTCGAGTGCAGCAACAAGGACGGCAAACAGATCATCAGCTCCACCTTCACCGGAGACTTCGAGACGCGCTACCACGGCACGATGAAGACCACCTTCGATCCGCCGATCGGCGCCATCCGCCGCATGGGCGTGAATATCGACGGGAAGTATCTCGGCCCGGACTGTCCGGAGGAGACTGACGACGACGCCGAGTAG
- a CDS encoding MFS transporter: MTTETKIATAPAPASNGPAQKMAVTVLAAISMCHMLNDIIQSLILAIYPMLKTSLALDFAQIGFITFTFQATASVLQPFVGYITDRYPTPYSLVAGMGSSLAGLLLIAYATTYTTVLVAAALIGMGSSVFHPESSRVARLASGGKHGTAQAVFQVGGNFGTALGPLLAAFIVLPYGQGSIAWFSVVALVGMVILGGVGAWYGKALKIRPISHPEEREAIAALGRRKVAKAIVILITLTFSKHFYLASIASFYIFYLVHTFDLSVQSAQLYLFLFLGAVAAGTVIGGPIGDRIGRRRVIWWSILGVLPFTLALPHVGLFATAVLSVIIGLILASAHPAIIVYAQSLLPGRVGMVAGLFFGLAFGIAGIGAALLGRLADATSITFVYNVCAFLPAIGLLAAFLPEMSSPSQEAAQEKRPRAAGSPQT; this comes from the coding sequence ATGACGACTGAGACGAAGATCGCGACGGCGCCGGCGCCTGCCTCAAACGGCCCCGCGCAGAAAATGGCCGTGACCGTGCTTGCGGCGATCAGCATGTGCCACATGCTGAACGACATCATTCAGTCGTTGATCCTGGCGATCTACCCGATGCTGAAGACGTCGCTCGCGCTCGACTTCGCGCAGATCGGCTTCATCACCTTCACGTTTCAGGCAACCGCGTCGGTGCTCCAGCCCTTTGTCGGCTACATCACCGACCGCTACCCCACGCCCTATTCGCTCGTGGCCGGCATGGGCTCGTCCCTCGCGGGACTGCTCCTGATCGCCTACGCGACCACCTACACCACCGTCCTGGTCGCCGCCGCGCTGATCGGCATGGGCTCGTCGGTGTTTCACCCCGAGTCCTCGCGCGTCGCGCGGCTGGCTTCCGGCGGTAAGCACGGCACCGCCCAGGCCGTGTTCCAGGTCGGCGGTAATTTCGGCACGGCGCTGGGACCGCTGCTCGCGGCCTTCATCGTGCTGCCCTACGGACAAGGCTCCATTGCCTGGTTCTCGGTGGTGGCGTTGGTGGGCATGGTGATCCTGGGCGGCGTCGGCGCCTGGTACGGCAAGGCGCTCAAGATCCGGCCGATCTCCCATCCCGAAGAGCGTGAGGCGATCGCGGCGCTTGGCCGGCGCAAGGTGGCCAAGGCGATCGTGATCCTGATTACGCTCACCTTCTCGAAGCACTTCTATCTGGCGTCGATCGCGAGCTTCTACATCTTCTACCTGGTGCACACGTTTGACCTGTCGGTGCAGTCCGCCCAGCTCTACCTGTTCCTGTTCCTGGGGGCGGTCGCGGCGGGCACGGTCATCGGCGGTCCCATTGGCGACCGCATCGGACGGCGCCGCGTGATCTGGTGGTCCATTCTCGGTGTGTTGCCCTTCACCTTGGCGCTGCCCCATGTGGGCCTGTTCGCGACGGCCGTCCTGAGCGTGATCATCGGCTTGATCCTCGCCTCGGCGCATCCCGCGATCATCGTCTATGCCCAGAGCCTGTTGCCGGGACGGGTGGGCATGGTCGCCGGGCTATTTTTCGGCCTGGCTTTTGGGATCGCTGGCATTGGCGCGGCGCTTCTCGGTCGCTTGGCCGACGCGACGAGCATCACGTTCGTCTACAACGTCTGCGCGTTTCTGCCCGCCATCGGGCTGCTCGCGGCATTCTTGCCAGAAATGTCGAGCCCGTCCCAAGAGGCGGCGCAGGAGAAGCGGCCGCGTGCCGCCGGTTCACCCCAAACTTGA
- a CDS encoding MarC family protein: MRALLDVGCAVQYPSLRGINNTIEIDRRTYGGAGDTMLTEGALFTFVAGLFAIMNPVGNVAVFASLTEGSSKDDIRYSAWTCAIACIVTLLIVTWGGNYVLDFFGISVDALRAAGGIIVLLIGLNMLANNDQHRHTAAETEDAKTRPEIGVVPMAIPIVAGPGTIATVLVAAQDRTWMGRIEISVVVLVMCIAVGLLFSMAKPIADRMGVAGMAVVTRLMGMILATIAITMLALGFKGLWPGLA; this comes from the coding sequence GTGCGAGCGCTCCTGGACGTTGGCTGTGCGGTGCAGTACCCATCGCTGCGGGGAATCAACAACACCATCGAGATTGACCGCCGGACCTACGGCGGCGCGGGGGACACAATGCTGACTGAGGGTGCGCTGTTTACGTTCGTCGCGGGGCTGTTCGCGATCATGAACCCGGTCGGCAATGTTGCCGTGTTCGCCAGTCTCACCGAGGGATCATCCAAAGACGATATCCGCTATTCGGCCTGGACGTGTGCCATCGCCTGTATCGTGACGCTGCTGATCGTGACCTGGGGCGGTAACTACGTCTTGGACTTCTTTGGCATCAGTGTCGATGCCCTCCGCGCGGCCGGCGGCATCATCGTTCTCCTGATCGGCCTGAACATGCTCGCGAACAACGATCAGCATCGCCACACCGCTGCCGAGACGGAGGATGCCAAGACCCGGCCCGAGATCGGCGTCGTGCCCATGGCCATCCCGATTGTCGCCGGTCCCGGCACGATCGCTACCGTACTGGTCGCGGCCCAAGACCGGACGTGGATGGGCCGGATCGAGATCTCGGTTGTCGTCCTGGTCATGTGCATTGCGGTCGGACTTCTTTTCAGCATGGCCAAGCCCATTGCCGACCGGATGGGCGTCGCCGGCATGGCCGTCGTGACGCGGCTCATGGGCATGATCCTCGCGACGATCGCGATCACGATGCTGGCTCTCGGCTTCAAGGGATTGTGGCCCGGACTGGCCTGA
- a CDS encoding AMP-binding protein, protein MNINVAPSVNINSILRDWVERQPARRLFAFVDSRGETLEDYDYAGFAARVETLAARLAETDGLQPGDRVVLAYQPGIELVAALFACSKVGLIPIPTPPVSAFDFVAWVGRVDHIVADSGAALWLACGRTREFFAEGRQRYTDPMPRAAADRLDALRVIETTAIETDPDAAAPDKPHPIAFLQYTSGSTSNPKGVCVSHQNLIANCGAAVPRHGEVAVTWLPQHHDMGLIGYYIYAVLSGSTTWGLSPRSFMQNPSIWLELLTRHKATATSVPNFALELCLNERHVPPAKLDQYDLSTLRTFMVAAEPVSPETFEAFRRKFARCGLKDEAFFVAYGLAEFTLAVSSRGRRSVSVDRRRLAQGQASLVTETTGVSHALPLMSCGHALGDTDIRIVDPDTGIEVPGGRTGEIWCAGAGRAMGYWQKPEDNREIFDARLVDAAGVDKPFLRTGDIGFTQDGELFVCGRLKDMIIIRGQNIYPEDIEALALQVYPELRRNGVVAFSSGDGNEMDITLVAEIARGNEMPDEVEIVRVIREGLQVPVARVVFVPPRSVARTSSGKVRRARTRELLETGQMPILVDTRHALAAVRTDGKSDVYELELLKDRYGITGEEDYTLFDAGIDSLDLVVFLNWIKDSLVDRNAPELAERVNPRLLSSISIRDLFALVRQFVTAPAAATRAMAEFFTSAYEARVAAEKEKMLADRSYKAVDRRVATPAGQKIGTLLTGGTGFLGPFLIDALLEQSDEDLHVLVRGRSQEQARARLDKAFLENIVDPESRKAYEERVHVVLGDLEAPRLGLDDAAWSRLADGVDTIYHNGALVNYLLTYDHMRAANVVGTSEVLDLCFTGRDKVLNYISTTFIFGWAVKDFLYESDNNDGMDRLDFGYSQTKWAAEQKVFAAMRQGLKARVFRPSLVTPALNGNGGNLDIALRLLSFIVKHGLGVTAGNQVSFMPADISAGNMIAIARQGETLGQTFHVVRDEHETMPMITDIIAQRLGTCFEMYDLKSFVPQVIRRCTRADPLYPLLDFLVGSVDNISRMEFKRYESSNYQLARDRALTTHADPPLDVVVDGILRFLKVRNLV, encoded by the coding sequence GTGAACATCAACGTCGCCCCATCCGTCAATATCAACTCCATCCTGCGAGATTGGGTCGAGCGGCAACCCGCCCGCCGGTTGTTCGCCTTTGTCGACTCCCGGGGCGAGACGCTCGAGGACTATGACTATGCGGGGTTCGCGGCGCGCGTGGAGACGCTCGCCGCGCGCCTTGCCGAAACAGATGGGTTGCAGCCCGGCGACCGGGTCGTTCTGGCCTATCAGCCCGGCATCGAATTGGTCGCGGCGCTCTTTGCCTGTTCGAAGGTGGGGCTTATCCCCATTCCGACACCGCCCGTCAGCGCCTTCGACTTCGTTGCCTGGGTCGGACGGGTCGATCACATCGTCGCGGACAGCGGCGCAGCCCTGTGGCTTGCCTGCGGTCGGACGCGCGAGTTTTTCGCCGAAGGCCGCCAGCGCTACACCGACCCGATGCCGCGTGCGGCTGCTGACCGGCTTGACGCATTGCGGGTCATCGAGACTACGGCGATTGAGACGGATCCGGATGCAGCGGCGCCGGACAAGCCCCACCCGATCGCCTTTCTGCAATACACGTCGGGCTCGACCAGCAATCCAAAAGGCGTGTGCGTGTCGCATCAGAACCTGATCGCGAACTGCGGTGCAGCGGTTCCTCGGCATGGCGAGGTTGCCGTGACCTGGCTGCCCCAGCATCACGACATGGGACTGATAGGCTATTACATCTATGCGGTGCTGTCGGGCAGTACGACTTGGGGTTTGTCGCCGCGCTCCTTCATGCAGAACCCGTCCATCTGGCTGGAACTGCTGACGCGCCACAAGGCAACGGCGACCTCCGTCCCCAATTTCGCGCTCGAACTGTGCCTCAACGAGCGCCACGTGCCCCCAGCCAAGCTCGACCAATACGATCTGTCGACGCTTCGCACATTCATGGTCGCGGCCGAGCCCGTCTCGCCGGAAACCTTCGAAGCCTTCCGGCGGAAGTTCGCGCGCTGCGGCCTCAAGGACGAGGCCTTTTTCGTGGCCTATGGCCTTGCGGAGTTCACGCTCGCCGTATCCAGCCGCGGACGGCGGTCCGTCTCCGTGGATCGGCGCCGTCTCGCGCAAGGGCAGGCATCGCTCGTGACCGAGACGACGGGCGTAAGCCATGCGCTGCCTCTCATGAGCTGCGGGCACGCGCTGGGCGACACCGATATCCGGATCGTCGATCCCGACACGGGCATCGAGGTGCCTGGCGGCCGGACCGGCGAAATCTGGTGCGCCGGCGCCGGGCGCGCCATGGGGTATTGGCAGAAGCCGGAAGACAACCGCGAAATCTTCGATGCGCGTCTGGTCGATGCGGCCGGCGTCGACAAGCCGTTTCTGCGCACCGGCGATATCGGTTTCACGCAGGATGGCGAACTTTTCGTCTGCGGCCGCCTCAAGGACATGATCATCATCCGGGGGCAGAACATCTACCCCGAAGACATCGAGGCGCTTGCGCTGCAGGTCTATCCGGAATTGCGCCGCAACGGCGTCGTGGCGTTCTCGTCCGGCGACGGCAATGAGATGGACATTACGCTCGTGGCGGAAATAGCCCGCGGCAACGAGATGCCCGACGAGGTCGAGATCGTCCGGGTGATCCGCGAAGGGCTGCAGGTCCCCGTCGCGCGCGTCGTGTTCGTGCCGCCGCGCTCGGTGGCCCGCACGAGCTCGGGCAAGGTGCGCCGCGCCCGCACGCGCGAGCTTCTGGAAACGGGGCAAATGCCGATCCTTGTCGACACGCGCCATGCCTTGGCTGCAGTGCGGACGGACGGCAAATCCGATGTTTATGAGTTGGAGCTTCTGAAGGACCGCTACGGCATCACCGGCGAAGAGGACTACACCCTCTTCGACGCCGGCATCGACTCGCTCGATCTCGTCGTGTTCCTGAATTGGATCAAAGACTCGCTCGTCGACCGCAACGCGCCGGAACTCGCAGAGCGCGTCAATCCGCGCCTTCTGTCGTCGATCTCCATCCGCGATCTGTTTGCGCTCGTCCGCCAGTTCGTGACCGCTCCGGCCGCCGCGACGCGGGCCATGGCCGAGTTCTTCACGTCAGCCTATGAGGCACGGGTCGCCGCCGAGAAAGAGAAGATGCTGGCCGATCGCAGCTACAAGGCGGTCGACCGCCGCGTCGCCACTCCTGCCGGTCAGAAGATCGGCACGCTGCTCACGGGCGGCACCGGTTTTCTCGGCCCGTTCCTGATCGATGCGCTTCTCGAGCAATCGGACGAGGACCTGCACGTTCTCGTGCGCGGGCGTAGCCAGGAGCAGGCCCGTGCGCGGCTGGACAAGGCCTTTCTCGAGAACATCGTCGATCCCGAAAGCCGCAAGGCTTACGAGGAGCGGGTTCACGTGGTCCTTGGGGATCTGGAGGCGCCGCGTCTCGGGCTCGACGATGCGGCCTGGTCTCGCCTCGCCGATGGCGTGGACACGATCTACCACAACGGCGCGCTGGTGAATTACCTGCTCACCTACGACCACATGCGGGCTGCGAACGTCGTCGGCACGTCCGAGGTGCTGGACCTGTGCTTCACCGGCCGCGACAAGGTGCTCAACTACATCTCGACCACCTTCATCTTCGGCTGGGCGGTCAAGGATTTCCTTTACGAGAGCGACAACAATGACGGCATGGACCGTCTCGACTTCGGCTACAGCCAGACTAAATGGGCCGCCGAACAGAAGGTCTTCGCCGCCATGCGGCAGGGGCTCAAGGCACGTGTCTTCCGGCCTTCGCTCGTCACCCCGGCGCTGAACGGCAATGGCGGCAATCTCGACATCGCACTGCGTCTGCTGAGCTTCATCGTGAAGCACGGGCTCGGGGTGACGGCAGGCAATCAGGTGAGCTTCATGCCCGCGGACATCTCCGCCGGCAACATGATTGCCATCGCGCGCCAGGGAGAGACCTTAGGCCAGACATTCCATGTCGTCCGTGACGAACACGAGACCATGCCGATGATCACCGACATCATCGCGCAGCGCCTCGGCACGTGTTTCGAGATGTACGACCTCAAGAGTTTCGTGCCCCAGGTCATCCGGCGCTGCACGCGGGCGGACCCGCTCTATCCGCTGCTCGACTTTCTTGTCGGCTCCGTGGACAATATCTCGCGCATGGAATTCAAGCGCTACGAGAGCAGCAACTATCAGCTCGCCCGCGACCGGGCCTTGACCACTCATGCCGACCCGCCGTTGGACGTGGTCGTCGACGGCATCTTGCGCTTCCTGAAGGTCCGGAACCTGGTCTAG
- the sthA gene encoding Si-specific NAD(P)(+) transhydrogenase, producing MDKVDMLVIGSGPAGRRAAVQSAKFGKSVMVVDRGRRLGGVSVHTGTIPSKTLRETVLNLSGWRERGFYGRSYRVKQDISAVDLTERLYKTLDHEVEVLEHQFMRNMVDFALASARFIGPNEVELTTESDETWTVGFDKAVIAVGTRPFRPGHVPFDGKRIYDSDDILEIEHLPRSLTVIGGGVIGVEYATIFSALDVPVTLIEGRDSILDFLDKEVVEDFIHQMRDRGMIVRLGAAVKDITQSDHRVSISLNDGRKVSSEFVLFAAGRAGNVESLNLEAIGLEPDKRGRLKVDPETFQSAVPNIYAAGDVIGFPSLASTSMEQGRLAACHAFGMPAPPPPEAFPYGIYAVPEISTVGQSEEEVRTSGTPYECGVARFRETSRGHIMGVDNGFLKLIFALDSRRLLGAHIIGEGATELIHIGQAVINLKGTVDFFVENTFNYPTLAEAYKVAGLDAWNRMSQV from the coding sequence ATGGACAAGGTGGATATGTTGGTGATCGGCAGCGGCCCTGCGGGCCGGCGCGCAGCCGTGCAATCGGCGAAATTCGGAAAGTCGGTGATGGTCGTCGATCGGGGGCGGCGGCTCGGCGGCGTTTCCGTCCACACCGGCACGATCCCGTCGAAGACCTTGCGTGAAACCGTCCTGAACCTGAGCGGCTGGCGTGAGCGCGGATTCTACGGGCGCTCCTATCGGGTGAAGCAGGACATCAGCGCCGTCGACCTCACCGAGCGTCTCTACAAGACTCTCGATCACGAGGTCGAGGTGCTGGAACACCAGTTCATGCGGAACATGGTCGACTTCGCTCTCGCCAGTGCACGCTTCATCGGTCCCAACGAGGTCGAGTTGACCACCGAGTCCGACGAAACCTGGACCGTCGGTTTCGACAAGGCCGTGATCGCCGTCGGCACGCGTCCCTTTCGTCCCGGCCATGTTCCGTTCGACGGCAAGCGCATTTACGACAGCGACGACATCCTGGAGATCGAGCATCTGCCCCGCTCGCTCACCGTGATCGGCGGCGGCGTGATCGGCGTCGAATACGCAACCATCTTTTCGGCGCTCGACGTTCCCGTCACCCTCATCGAGGGGCGCGACTCCATTCTCGACTTTCTCGACAAGGAGGTGGTCGAGGATTTCATCCATCAGATGCGCGACCGGGGCATGATCGTCCGCCTCGGGGCGGCGGTGAAGGACATCACTCAATCCGATCATCGCGTTTCGATCTCGTTGAACGATGGGCGCAAGGTGTCGTCGGAGTTCGTGCTGTTCGCCGCCGGCCGTGCCGGCAACGTGGAGAGCTTGAACCTCGAGGCCATCGGGCTCGAACCCGACAAGCGCGGCCGGCTGAAAGTCGACCCGGAGACGTTTCAGAGCGCCGTTCCCAACATCTATGCCGCGGGCGACGTGATCGGATTTCCGAGCCTCGCCTCGACGTCGATGGAGCAAGGGCGTCTCGCCGCCTGCCACGCGTTCGGTATGCCCGCCCCTCCGCCGCCCGAAGCGTTTCCGTACGGCATCTACGCGGTGCCGGAGATCTCCACCGTGGGGCAATCGGAGGAAGAAGTGCGGACCAGCGGTACGCCCTATGAGTGCGGCGTGGCGCGGTTCCGCGAGACATCGCGCGGCCACATCATGGGCGTGGACAACGGCTTCCTGAAGCTGATCTTCGCGCTGGACTCCCGCAGGCTTCTCGGCGCGCACATCATCGGCGAGGGCGCGACCGAGCTGATCCATATCGGCCAGGCCGTGATCAACCTCAAAGGCACGGTCGATTTCTTCGTCGAGAACACCTTCAACTACCCGACCCTTGCCGAGGCCTACAAGGTAGCCGGGCTCGATGCGTGGAACCGTATGAGCCAGGTTTGA
- a CDS encoding cupin domain-containing protein: MPKIDIPEWAEKPGGINAITGEDHGPYAEIVLGDAAGLSQFGVRMERLAPGSRSSVRHWHENEDEFIYVIFGQLVLVEDSETVLNAGDAAGWSAGTPIAHCLENRSADPAIILIVGTRASEEVVHYPDHDAVLHRDATGVRLTTPDGSPFKRKA; this comes from the coding sequence ATGCCAAAGATCGACATTCCCGAATGGGCCGAAAAACCGGGCGGCATCAACGCGATCACCGGCGAGGATCATGGCCCGTATGCTGAGATCGTGCTCGGCGATGCTGCCGGTCTCAGCCAATTCGGCGTCCGCATGGAGCGGTTGGCGCCGGGTTCGCGGTCGTCCGTGCGGCATTGGCACGAGAACGAGGACGAATTCATCTACGTGATTTTCGGACAACTCGTGCTCGTCGAAGACTCCGAGACCGTACTCAACGCAGGCGATGCCGCGGGCTGGAGCGCCGGGACCCCGATCGCGCATTGCCTCGAGAATCGCTCCGCTGATCCCGCGATAATCCTCATCGTCGGCACCAGGGCCTCAGAGGAAGTGGTTCACTATCCAGACCATGATGCGGTCCTGCATCGCGATGCGACGGGAGTTCGGCTGACCACACCCGACGGATCGCCTTTCAAACGAAAGGCCTGA
- a CDS encoding MFS transporter, whose amino-acid sequence MDQAVIAEKVKDGDARTVQDYIDETPFWADGTSVPDGPMSGMQWRIWWLSIAGKFFEGLVVFMTGVALPLLAKDWDLTAAQHGMVGAATLFGILVGASALGALSDYFGRKPMFVFEIGLFTLFLALIVVSPGFVWFIVCLFGLGLALGCDYPTAHVMISESTPSRIRGRLVLGAFGFQAAGALAGTAVGYFALSLDPDVGAWRWMYGAALIPALLVLIGRFYVTESPHWLAEMGQDQKAEHELNRLLQRHPPYPPRFNLPAAKAEAAAKKESGYSALFKKKNRRALVLASVPWFLQDLGTYGIGIFTPTILAASLGHKREHAQNVADLVHNDLLAAKGAAMIDVLLLLGIAIAVLLSDKVGRIKLQVVGFVGCAAGLFIAAQSALFSNDDPLKLVLIFAGFMLFNFMTNLGPNAQTYLIAGEVFPTKVRAKGAGLAASFAKIGACTTAFLFPILLADIGTQALLYILVGTSLLGALVTWLFRIETKGVKLDTVGVELR is encoded by the coding sequence ATGGATCAGGCCGTTATTGCGGAGAAGGTCAAGGACGGAGACGCGCGTACCGTCCAGGACTACATCGACGAGACGCCATTCTGGGCCGACGGAACGTCCGTGCCCGACGGGCCCATGAGCGGCATGCAGTGGCGGATCTGGTGGCTGTCCATTGCCGGCAAGTTCTTCGAAGGTCTGGTCGTCTTCATGACCGGCGTCGCGCTCCCGCTGCTCGCCAAGGACTGGGATCTGACGGCGGCCCAACACGGCATGGTCGGTGCGGCGACGCTGTTCGGCATTCTCGTCGGTGCAAGCGCGCTCGGCGCCCTGTCCGATTATTTCGGACGCAAACCGATGTTCGTCTTTGAGATCGGCCTCTTCACGCTCTTTCTCGCGCTGATCGTTGTGTCGCCAGGCTTCGTCTGGTTCATCGTCTGCCTGTTCGGTCTCGGTCTTGCGCTCGGCTGCGACTATCCGACGGCTCATGTGATGATCTCCGAGAGCACGCCATCGCGCATCCGCGGACGGCTAGTGCTCGGCGCCTTTGGGTTCCAGGCGGCGGGGGCCCTCGCCGGCACGGCGGTTGGCTATTTCGCCTTGAGCCTCGACCCGGACGTCGGCGCGTGGCGCTGGATGTACGGCGCCGCGCTCATCCCGGCTCTGCTCGTTCTCATCGGCCGCTTCTACGTCACCGAGAGCCCCCATTGGCTTGCGGAGATGGGACAGGATCAAAAAGCCGAGCACGAGCTCAATCGGCTGCTGCAGCGGCATCCGCCCTATCCGCCCCGGTTCAACCTTCCGGCCGCAAAGGCCGAGGCAGCCGCAAAGAAGGAATCCGGCTATAGCGCGCTGTTCAAGAAGAAGAACCGCCGTGCACTCGTGCTGGCATCGGTGCCGTGGTTCCTTCAGGACCTCGGCACTTACGGTATCGGCATTTTTACGCCGACCATCCTCGCCGCCTCCTTGGGACACAAACGCGAGCATGCGCAGAACGTCGCTGATCTGGTGCACAACGATCTTCTCGCCGCCAAGGGCGCGGCCATGATCGACGTCCTGCTTCTGTTGGGTATCGCCATCGCCGTGCTGCTGTCCGACAAAGTCGGACGGATCAAGCTTCAGGTAGTCGGCTTTGTCGGCTGTGCCGCCGGTCTCTTCATCGCGGCGCAGTCGGCGCTGTTCTCCAACGATGATCCCTTGAAGCTCGTCCTGATCTTCGCCGGCTTCATGCTGTTCAACTTCATGACCAATCTCGGGCCGAACGCCCAGACCTATCTGATCGCGGGCGAAGTCTTCCCGACCAAGGTCAGAGCGAAGGGCGCGGGGCTGGCCGCGTCCTTCGCCAAGATCGGCGCCTGTACCACGGCCTTTCTCTTCCCGATCCTGCTCGCCGATATCGGCACACAGGCGCTTCTCTACATTCTCGTCGGAACTTCGCTGCTCGGCGCGCTCGTCACCTGGCTGTTCCGGATCGAGACCAAGGGCGTGAAGCTCGACACCGTCGGTGTCGAGCTGAGGTAG
- a CDS encoding glutathione S-transferase family protein produces the protein MITLYTFGPAFGLPDMSPFVTKAEMLLKLAGLDYRTDPNGFNKAPKGKLPYIDDDGEVIADSTFIRRHIERKYGIDFDKGLDAEQRATAWAFERMFEDHAYWTFLHARWVDQGNFDRGPRVYFERMPMPMRLIVPRIARRQLKAQIMGQGIGRHSDAEIVELGTRSLDAAAAFLGQKTYMMGEELSGLDATAFAFLAGALCPIFETPLRTAAERHDNIKAYVGRITERFYPDYGELLQWTA, from the coding sequence ATGATTACCCTTTACACGTTCGGCCCGGCTTTCGGCCTTCCCGACATGAGCCCGTTCGTCACCAAGGCCGAGATGCTGCTCAAACTCGCCGGTCTCGACTACCGCACGGACCCAAACGGCTTCAACAAGGCGCCGAAGGGCAAGCTCCCGTATATCGACGACGACGGGGAGGTGATAGCCGACTCGACGTTCATCAGGCGTCACATCGAACGAAAATACGGCATCGATTTCGACAAGGGCCTGGATGCGGAACAGCGCGCGACCGCATGGGCCTTCGAGCGCATGTTCGAAGATCATGCCTATTGGACCTTCCTGCATGCGCGCTGGGTGGATCAAGGCAATTTCGATCGCGGACCGCGGGTCTATTTCGAGCGCATGCCGATGCCCATGCGGCTCATCGTGCCACGCATTGCGCGCCGCCAGCTCAAGGCGCAGATCATGGGGCAAGGTATTGGACGGCACTCCGATGCGGAGATCGTCGAACTGGGGACGCGCTCGCTGGATGCGGCCGCGGCGTTTCTCGGTCAAAAGACCTACATGATGGGCGAGGAACTGAGCGGTCTCGATGCCACGGCTTTCGCATTTCTCGCTGGCGCGCTCTGCCCCATTTTCGAGACGCCGCTGCGAACCGCGGCCGAGCGTCACGACAATATCAAAGCCTATGTCGGCCGCATCACCGAACGCTTCTATCCGGACTATGGCGAACTGCTCCAATGGACGGCATAG
- the ppk2 gene encoding polyphosphate kinase 2 translates to MDAILNEEKKSKKDKKPKKNGKLAKHLSDEELAAADLAVGDVKAKTRKIKNDLYEKELAKLQVELVKMQEWIKAEKLRVVVIFEGRDAAGKGGVIKRITESLNPRLCRVVALGTPTEREKSSWYFQRYVPHLPAAGEMVLFDRSWYNRAGVERVMGFCSDTEYQEFLRSCPEFERMLVRSGIILIKYWFSVSDAEQERRFQKRMTDRTRSWKLSPMDVESRSRWVEYSRAKDNMFAHTDIKQAPWYVVKADVKKLARLNCITHLLSQIEYGDLTPTPPSLPPRPKGGDYVRPPLEDQTFIPDYF, encoded by the coding sequence ATGGATGCGATCCTGAACGAGGAGAAGAAGTCGAAGAAGGACAAGAAGCCGAAGAAAAACGGCAAGCTGGCCAAGCACTTGTCCGATGAAGAACTCGCTGCCGCCGACCTCGCGGTCGGGGACGTGAAAGCGAAAACCCGGAAAATCAAGAACGACCTCTACGAAAAGGAACTCGCCAAGCTCCAGGTCGAGCTGGTGAAGATGCAAGAGTGGATCAAGGCTGAGAAGCTCCGCGTGGTCGTGATCTTCGAGGGCCGCGATGCAGCCGGAAAAGGCGGCGTTATCAAGCGGATAACGGAAAGCCTCAACCCGCGCCTCTGCCGTGTCGTGGCGCTCGGCACGCCGACGGAACGCGAAAAATCCTCCTGGTACTTCCAGCGCTACGTGCCGCATCTGCCGGCGGCCGGCGAAATGGTCCTGTTCGACCGCAGCTGGTACAACCGCGCCGGCGTCGAGCGCGTCATGGGTTTCTGCTCCGATACCGAGTATCAGGAGTTCCTGCGGAGTTGCCCGGAATTTGAGCGCATGCTGGTGCGTTCTGGCATCATTCTCATCAAATACTGGTTCTCCGTCAGCGATGCGGAACAGGAGCGGCGTTTCCAAAAGCGCATGACCGACCGGACCCGGAGCTGGAAGCTCAGCCCGATGGACGTGGAGTCGCGCTCGCGCTGGGTCGAGTACTCGCGCGCCAAGGACAACATGTTCGCGCATACCGATATCAAGCAGGCGCCCTGGTATGTGGTGAAGGCCGACGTGAAGAAGCTCGCCCGGCTAAATTGCATCACGCATCTGCTCAGCCAGATCGAGTACGGCGATCTGACCCCGACGCCGCCGTCGCTGCCGCCGCGGCCCAAGGGCGGCGACTACGTGCGGCCGCCGCTCGAGGATCAGACCTTCATCCCGGACTATTTCTAG